The following coding sequences are from one Bradyrhizobium sp. 200 window:
- a CDS encoding thiamine pyrophosphate-binding protein, with protein MSRNMLNGAQVIVDYLIQEKVPQVFGLCGHGNIQFIDALYERSSDIKTISVHHESVAGFMADVYYRVSGRPTATFTSCGPGSANLPISLANAFLDSVPFLAVTGNVPTSQFNRGAFQEMYRHYQADFPSTVRTMCKKVFQPTRGEMVPLAVRQAWKTMTSGRPGPVVLDVPFDVFMESAAEEAPNAIAWNANISSRCGADPEGVVKAVDMLLGAERPTIIVGQGVRYGGAAEELLKLAERLQIPVAASASGLGAIDCNHPLALGLVARAGHYQANHATRQADVLLAMGMRFDDRTSSSWIPGYSFTIPPTRLIHVDIDPDEIGRNYPVALGLMADVRTFLRQVHAELDRRADLTRKADARKKWLSQIDGYRKEWDKFVAPGFSDDTTPINPQRAALEIDKALPDDAILVSDIGVHHNWLLGFCKPRRPDSLIGSMGFGPMGFGVAGVMGAKFAAPDRPCVSVCGDGAFFMHANVLGTAVEYNLPVVWVVWNNYAYASIRGLQRGYLGGRELATDFHDPNTGERYNPDFAAMARSCGVEGMRVDRAGDLGEAIRKGIAANKPYLIDVDIAADINPAGAGVWELPGLGQSKAGIGTRYQPA; from the coding sequence ATGTCGCGTAACATGCTCAACGGCGCCCAGGTCATTGTCGATTACCTGATCCAGGAGAAGGTGCCGCAGGTGTTCGGCCTGTGCGGCCACGGCAACATCCAGTTCATCGACGCGCTGTACGAGCGCTCATCGGATATCAAGACCATCTCGGTGCATCACGAGAGCGTCGCCGGCTTCATGGCCGACGTTTACTACCGCGTGTCGGGGCGGCCGACGGCGACCTTTACGTCCTGTGGGCCCGGCTCGGCCAATCTGCCGATCTCGCTCGCCAACGCCTTCCTCGATTCCGTGCCGTTCCTGGCGGTGACCGGCAACGTGCCGACCAGCCAGTTCAACCGTGGCGCCTTCCAGGAAATGTACCGGCATTATCAGGCCGATTTTCCTTCCACCGTGCGCACCATGTGCAAGAAGGTGTTTCAGCCGACGCGCGGCGAGATGGTGCCGCTGGCGGTGCGGCAGGCCTGGAAGACGATGACGAGCGGCCGTCCCGGACCGGTCGTGCTCGACGTACCCTTTGACGTGTTCATGGAATCGGCGGCCGAGGAGGCACCGAACGCGATCGCCTGGAACGCCAACATATCAAGCCGCTGCGGCGCCGATCCTGAAGGCGTGGTGAAAGCCGTCGACATGCTGCTCGGCGCCGAGCGGCCGACGATCATTGTGGGGCAGGGCGTGCGCTATGGCGGCGCGGCGGAGGAATTGCTCAAGCTCGCCGAGCGGCTGCAGATTCCGGTCGCGGCCTCGGCCAGCGGCCTCGGCGCGATCGATTGCAACCATCCGCTGGCGCTGGGTCTCGTCGCGCGCGCCGGGCACTATCAGGCCAATCACGCGACGCGACAGGCGGACGTGCTGCTCGCAATGGGGATGCGGTTCGACGACCGTACGTCGAGTTCGTGGATTCCCGGCTACTCCTTCACCATCCCGCCGACGCGGCTGATCCATGTCGACATCGACCCCGACGAGATCGGCCGCAACTATCCTGTCGCGCTCGGCCTGATGGCCGACGTCCGCACCTTCCTGCGGCAGGTGCATGCCGAACTCGACCGTCGCGCCGACCTCACCAGGAAGGCCGATGCCCGCAAGAAGTGGCTTTCGCAGATCGACGGCTACCGGAAAGAGTGGGACAAGTTCGTCGCCCCCGGATTTTCCGACGACACCACGCCGATCAATCCGCAGCGCGCCGCGCTCGAGATCGACAAGGCGCTGCCTGATGATGCGATCCTCGTCAGCGACATCGGCGTGCACCACAACTGGCTGCTCGGCTTCTGCAAGCCGCGGCGGCCGGATTCGCTGATCGGCTCGATGGGATTCGGCCCGATGGGCTTTGGCGTCGCCGGCGTGATGGGCGCGAAATTCGCCGCGCCCGACCGGCCCTGCGTATCCGTGTGCGGCGACGGCGCGTTCTTCATGCACGCCAACGTGCTGGGAACGGCGGTCGAATACAATCTGCCCGTGGTCTGGGTGGTCTGGAACAATTACGCCTATGCCTCGATCCGCGGGCTGCAGCGCGGCTATCTCGGCGGGCGTGAGCTAGCGACCGATTTCCACGATCCCAACACCGGCGAACGCTACAACCCGGATTTTGCCGCGATGGCGCGCTCCTGCGGCGTCGAAGGCATGCGCGTCGATCGCGCCGGCGATCTCGGTGAGGCGATCCGCAAGGGCATCGCGGCGAACAAGCCCTATCTGATCGATGTCGATATCGCCGCCGATATCAATCCGGCCGGCGCCGGCGTCTGGGAATTGCCCGGGCTCGGCCAGAGCAAGGCCGGCATCGGTACGCGCTACCAGCCCGCCTGA